From a single Oncorhynchus gorbuscha isolate QuinsamMale2020 ecotype Even-year unplaced genomic scaffold, OgorEven_v1.0 Un_scaffold_1521, whole genome shotgun sequence genomic region:
- the LOC124023164 gene encoding protein-lysine methyltransferase METTL21C-like: MDPLCTSHQEEEKTEIMKEEKETEDEKKDEEDENDDDDEEDEEEEDNSETTVIDGEEESDDKAKGTEPQQQKDQAWAPTTYSKFGKEVFCYVGEEISIFEALDSYGAVIWPAALALCHYLETNVEQLNLVDKAVLELGAGPGLVSIVATLLGAWVTATDLPEIIGNLRANLLRNTRGRWRNTPQAAALSWGPDVERIYPRSVYRYDYVLAADVVYHHDYLDELLFTMTYFCRPGTTLIWANKVRFPTDLVFTEDFKNTFNTTLLAEMGEVKIFKATCRETEEHLQHHPAG, translated from the exons ATGGACCCTTTATGCACATCTCACcaagaggaggagaagactgagATCATGAAAGAAGAGAAGGAAACGGAAGACGAGAAGAAAGATGAGGAGGACGagaacgatgatgatgatgaggaagatgaagaggaggaagataatAGCGAGACAACCGTGATAGACGGGGAGGAGGAATCAGATGACAAAGCCAAGGGGACTGAACCCCAGCAGCAGAAGGACCAGGCCTGGGCCCCCACTACCTACTCCAAGTTTGGTAAAGAGGTGTTTTGCTACGTAGGAGAGGAGATCAGCATCTTTGAGGCCTTGGACTCTTACGGTGCTGTCATCTGGCCAGCG GCGTTGGCTCTGTGTCACTACCTAGAGACCAACGTTGAGCAGTTGAACCTGGTGGACAAGGCAGTGCTGGAGCTAGGAGCAGGTCCTGGCCTAGTGTCTATTGTAGCCACACTCCTAG gtgccTGGGTCACAGCTACAGACCTACCAGAGATCATAGGTAACCTGAGAGCCAACCTGCTCCGTAACACAAGAGGGCGCTGGAGGAACACTCCCCAAGCTGCAGCTCTGTCCTGGGGTCCTGACGTGGAACGCATCTACCCCAGATCTGTCTATCGCTATGACTACGTGCTGGCGGCTGACGTGGTGTATCACCATGACTACCTGGATGAGCTGCTGTTCACCATGACATACTTCTGCCGTCCAG GAACCACTCTGATCTGGGCCAACAAGGTCCGTTTTCCCACAGACCTGGTATTCACTGAGGACTTCAAGAACACCTTCAACACCACCCtgctggctgagatgggagaggttaAGATCTTCAAGGCcacatgcagagagacagaggaacaccTTCAACACCACCCtgctggctga